Within the Flavobacterium sp. N502536 genome, the region TTAAAATACGCTGTAAACTTCCGTAGGAATAATTGGTGTTTTCAGAATCAAGAACTAATTCGCCATTAGCCCAGGTAACTTCGATGATTTTGCTTCTTTGTGATTTTTTTTTGAATATTTTTATAGGAACAATATAACTGAACAATTTTTGGATCATTTTAAATGCTTTTACTCAAAAATACCACTTTAAATCTTTTATTTTGCAGGAAAAAACAAATTAATGAAAAAGCGATTGTACAAATTCATCTTTTTTAAGCTAATGGGCTGGAAAATTGTGGGAATCGAAAATGCTGAAGTAAAAAAATGCGTGATGATGGTGATGCCGCATACCAGCAACCATGATTTTTATTTGGGAATTTTTACGCGCGGCATTTCCGGTTTGGAAATGAACTGGGTAGGAAAGAAAGAATTATTCCGTTTTCCTTTTGGCTATTATTTCAGAAGCGTAGGAGGAGAACCTATAGACCGAACTGGCGGATTGAATAAAGTAGAGTCGATTGCTGCAATTTTTGAAAGAAAAGAAGTTTTTCGCTTAGCCGTAGCAGCTGAAGGAACCCGTAAAGGAGTAAAAGAATTAAAAAGCGGTTTTTATTACATCGCTCTTAAAGCAAATGTGCCAATTGTGCCGGTCGCTTTTGACTGGGGCAAAAAAGAAGTCAACTTAGGGAAACCATTTTCTCCAACCGGAGATTATGAGGCTGATTTGAATGTTTTAAAAAAACACTATGACGGGGTCGTGGGTAAAATTCCGGAAAACGGATTTCAGTTGTAATTTTTTGCTGTTGCCCCGGTTGTCCAGAAATCGCTTAAATGAAAAATAATTTTAAAAATTTTCAAATACGCGAAATTTCAAATTTAAGGAACGTAAGTCTTAAAGGTTCCGTTTTTATAAAAGACCACTATTTTTTCAATTTCATTTTCTGCAGGACTTAAACTTTGAGTTTTAATTTCTGCAGAAGATGTGTTTTTGGATTTTTCATTTTCTGAAACAAAATTTTCTTCTGATGGAATAGGAGTAAGAGGTTTTGCAAATTCAGAGAGCGATTCGTTTTTTTTTAGATCAATGGTATCTTCCGTTTTTGGAAAACTCCCTTTACCATTTAAGATCCAGTACAAATCAATATCGGGAAAAACCTCCAGAATTTTTAGTACAAAATCCAAACTGGGTTTGTTTCTGCCAGAAAGCAGGTGAGACATACTGGAACGCTGCACCCCAATTTTATCCGCAAAAGAAGAGGCGTTTAAAGCATAATAATCCAATATAATTTCAAGTCGTTTTACAAAATCATCTATGTTTACCATTGTAAATTACTGTTTAGAAAATTGCTGTTTACAAATGTAATCAAAAGCAGACTCTAAAACAATTTTACAGTTGTAAATCGTAAAATTAATCTTTAAATTGTGTATTTAAGACTTTAGATGATTGGTTTTAACTTGTTGAAATATATAAAATTATATTTTAGTATTTCAACTAATAACAAATGTCAATTAGTAATGAGCAAAATCAATTCTATTACCAGTAAAAACTGTTTACAATTCTAAATTTATTACTTTACAATTTATTTACAATTGTAAAAATAAAGATGTTTACTTTTGTAAACTAATCAAAACACGATGAATTTAGAAGAATTATTCAGCCAGCACAAAGAGCAATCAATAGAGGGACGTTATTTGACTTTGGATCATATTCAGCCCTTATTAGATAAATTAAATACAGACAATCAGGTATCGATTATTGGTCATTCAGTCTTAGGAGAACCGATCTATAGTTATCAAATCGGAACCGGACCAACGCGTATTTATCTATGGTCTCAAATGCATGGAAATGAAAGTACGACTACAAAAGCACTTTTTGATTTTATAAATGTCTTAAACAGCGGTTCTGAGTTTGCACAGAAAATGCTTAAAACGTTTACCTTTTATAGTATTCCGATATTAAATCCTGACGGAGCAAGGCTTTACACGCGTGAGAACGCTAATAAAGTAGATTTAAATCGTGATTCTCAAAATTTAACCCAACCGGAAAGTACTATTTTGAGATCGGTATTTGAAGCTTTTAAACCGCATTTTTGTTTTAATCTTCACGATCAGCGTACTATTTTTGGGGCTGGTTCAACCGGAAAACCGGCAACACTTTCCTTTTTAGCGCCTTCGTACAACGAAGAAAGAGAGGTAAATGAAAACCGTTTAAAAGCGATAAATGTCATTGCCGGGATCAATGATGTTTTGCAAAAATACATTCCGGGACAGGTGGGGCGTTTTGATGACTCGTTTAATATCAACTGTATAGGAGACACCTTTCAATTCCTGGGAGCTCCTACAATCTTATTTGAAGCAGGTCATTACCCGAATGATTACGAACGCGAAATCACACGAAAGTTTCTGTTTTTCTCATTGGTTTCAAGTTTCGACCTGATTAGCGAAAACGATTTAGTTGATAACAGAATTAATGATTATTTGAATATTTCACAAAATAAAGTGGTTTTTTATGATTTTATGTGGAAAAATATCAAAATAAATTATGATGGTATCGAAATTATTACGAATTTTGTCGCACAATACAAAGAAGAATTGATTGAAAATAAGATTCACTTTAATGCCTACATAGTTGAAGTAGGCGATTTGGAAAATTATTTTGGACATTACGAATACGATGCAAAAGGGGCTAGTTATTCGGATGACTTTGGTACTTTTCCGAAATTGAATCAAAAAGTAGATTTTTATTTAGATAAAAATGTTAAATTTGTTAACGGATTGATAAAAAGTTAATTTTTATGTGAATTTGTTGTTTTTTATATATATTTTTATACTTTGTAATAGCAATTAGTAATATTAATTAAAGAATTATGAGTAAATTTCGTTTAGATGAAGTAGATCACCAGATTTTAGATATGTTAATAGACAATACGAGAGTTCCGTTTACTGACATTGCTAAAAAACTATTGATATCTGCTGGTACAGTGCATGTTAGAGTAAAAAAGATGGAGGACGCAGGAATAATAATGGGATCTTCATTGGCCTTAGATTACGATAAGCTAGGGTATTCGTTTATTGCTTATGTGGGTGTCTTCCTTAATAATACGTCTCAAACAAAATTTGTATTAGAGCGAATCAATCAAATTCCATTCGTAACAGTAGCTTCTGTAACGACAGGTAAATTCAATATTTTTTGCAAAATCAGAGCAAAAGATACTAAACACGCAAAAGAAGTAATCTTCATGATCGATGATATCGATGGTGTTTACAGAACTGAAACTATGATTTCATTAGAAGAAAGTATAAACGATAAGAAGCGTTTGATGCATACTATTTTTAAAAATATGTAATATCTTCTTGAATGCTATATCAAAATATAACCTCAAGTTTATTCTTGGGGTTTTTTTATGACCAATTAACCAACCAACTACAAATAGATTATGTACACGTTACCAAAAATTGAACGTTTTAATCAGGATGTTCTTTCAAAATACCATATTTATAATAGTGTTTTTATAACACTGCCTTTTGATTCCATTGACAATACAGGAGTGTTACTTCCTTTGTTTACAGAGACTTGTGAAACGGGATTTAAAAAACAGGAAACACCTAAGGAAATTGTCAATTTCTTCTCCAACAAATACCTGAATGATGCTTCTGAAAAGGATAAAATCGATCTTATGTTTCGATTCATTCAATACATTGAACGTCAGATCGTATTGTTTGACGCGATCGAGGATGCAGCATTTCCGGAAGTCAATAATATGGAAGGACGCGGTTCGTTACGCGATATTAAAGAAAAATCAGATGCAAAGGAAAAGAATGATGAGCTGATTGAATTTTTGGAAAGCTTTAATGTCAGAACAGTCTTAACGGCGCATCCAACGCAATTTTATCCGGGTCCGGTTTTAGGGATTATCAATGATTTGACAGATGCTATTCGTTTAAATGATTTGTTGAAAATCAAACAATTGCTGGCGCAGCTTGGAAAAACTCCTTTTATTCAGAACGAAAAGCCAAATCCGTATGATGAAGCAGTAAGTTTGATCTGGTATTTAGAGAATGTGTTCTATGCAACTTCGGGTGAAATTGTTCATTATTTACAGAAAAATATCCTTCAGGGGAATGCGATTCAGAACCAATTGATCAAATTAGGTTTCTGGCCAGGAGGGGATCGTGACGGAAATCCTTTTGTTACTACCGAGATTACTTTAAAAGTAGCGGAACGTTTGCGTACGTCAATTTTGAAGTGTTACTATGTTGAAATGAGAAACTTAAAACGTAAGTTAACATTCTCAGGTGTAGATACTTTGGTGTCAGAACTTGAACATAAACTTTATCGTTCGGTGTTCTATTCGAAAGGAGAAATTTACATTACTTTAGAGGAGTTATTGACGCAGTTAAATAAAATCAGAACCATTATTATTGAAAAACATCAGTCTCTTTATTTAGATGAACTGGAAGCTTTTTTAGTAAAAATTAATTTGTTTGGTTTTCACTTTGCCACTTTAGATATTCGTCAGAATAGTAAAATTCACAATGCTGTATTTAAGGATGTGGTGAATTATTATTTGAAGTCTGGTTCGCAGATATTTCCGCAGAATTATTTTGATTTGTCGGAAGAAGAGAAACTGGGAGTTTTGTCAAAAGTAAAAGGAGACTTGAATCCTGCTGACTTTGAAGATGAAATTACAAGATCTACTCTGGAATCAGTTCAGACGATTAAAACAATTCAGCAAGGAAACGGTGAGTTTGGCGCCAATCGTTACATTATCAGTAACAATGAAAGTGCTCTGAATGTCATGGAAACTTTCGCAATGATTCGTTTGAACAATTGGGAAAACCCAACGGTTGACATAATTCCGCTTTTTGAATCGGTTGATGATTTACAGAATGCGCATCAAATTATGGAACAATTGTACAACAATCCGGAGTACTCTAAACACCTTGAATCCAGAGGAAATAAGCAAACTATTATGTTAGGTTTCTCTGATGGAACGAAAGACGGTGGTTATTTAATGGCTAACTGGAGTATTTATCAGGCAAAAATATCGCTGACCGAAATTTCAAGACAATACGGTATAAAAGTAATTTTCTTTGATGGTCGTGGTGGACCTCCGGCTCGCGGAGGTGGAAAAACACATAAGTTTTATGCTTCTTTAGGTCCAAAAATTGAGAATAACGAAATTCAGATTACCGTTCAGGGACAAACGATCAGTTCTAATTTTGGAACTTTGGATTCCTGTCGTTATAATATTGAGAACTTATTGAGTGCCGGAGTCACCAATCAGGTTTTTAGCAAAGAAAAAAATGAGCTGAGTGTGGAGGAAACGAAAATTCTAACGCAACTGGCTGATTTAGGGTATGAAAAATACCTAAGTTTTAAGAATCACCCTAAGTTTATTCCATATTTGGAAAAAATGAGTACGTTAAAATATTACTCTAAAACCAATATCGGAAGCCGTCCGTCTAAAAGAAGTAAGTCAGAATCATTAGATTTTGCTGACTTAAGAGCGATTCCTTTTGTGGGGTCCTGGAGTCAGTTGAAGCAAAACGTACCAGGATTCTTCGGAGTTGGATCGGCTTTAAAATATTTTGAAGAAAGTGGACAATGGGATAAAGTACATGACCTGTATCAAAATTCTTTATTTTTCAAAACACTGTTGGAGAACAGTATGATGTCATTGGCAAAATCATTTTTACCATTGACGGCTTATATGAAAAATGATCCTGAGTTTGGAGAATTCTGGCAGATTATCTACGATGAATTTTCAGAAACCAAACGTCTTTTACTGAAAATTGCAGGACATAAAACCCTGATGGAAAATTATCCTGATGGTATAGCATCGATTCAGATAAGAGAGCGTATTGTGTTGCCATTGTTGACAATACAACAATATGCTTTATTGAGAATTAACGAATTGAACAAAGAAAACATTGTAGACGAAGAGCTGATTAAAGTTTACGAAAAAATCGTAACAAGATCCCTTTTCGGAAATACCAATGCCAGTAGAAACTCAGCTTAAAAACTATAAAAAATGAACGTAGCCCTATTAACAGAAAACGAATATTCAGGCGGATATGCCAATTATATCAAAGCAGTTGGAAATGGAGATTTGTTTGAAGAACTCGAAATTTCATTGCACGAGTTTATCAAATTTGTGCAAAATATTCCAATGGATAAATTTGACTATCGTTACGCAGAAGGAAAGTGGACGATAAAAGATATTATTCAGCACATTCTGGATTGTGAGCGAATTTTTGCTTACCGCGCTTTGCGATTTTCGAGAAATGATTTAACGCCTTTGCCAAGTTTTGAGGAAGATGATTACGCAAACAGCACCGATTCAAATAGCAGAAGTATTCAGGGTTTACTAACAGAATTGTCTGCATTAAGACATTCTAATTTGTTGTTTTTTAAGAGTTTATCTGAAGAGCAGCTTAAAAGAATCGGGACAGCTTCAAATATTCAGATTTCTGTTCGCGCTTTGGGATTTGTAATTATCGGCCATCAAAAACACCATCAAAAAGTTTTTGAAGAGCGTTATTTGTAAATTTCTTTTCATTATAAACAAAAATCCTGTGGAGTAAATTTCAGAGGATTTTTTTATTGATGTCATTTCGACCGTAGGGAGAAATCACATACGCTGAATCCAAACTGAATTTCTACACCGTTTGTCATTTCGACCGAAGGGAGAAATTACACGCGCTGAATCCAAACTGAATTTCTACACCGTTTGTCATTTCGACCGAAGGGAGAAATCGCATGCGCTGAATCCGAATTGAATTTCTACACCGTTTGTCATTTCGACCAAAGGGAGAAATCACATGCAGAATTTGACAAAGATTGAGATTGTAGGAGCGGAGTTTCTTGTGTGATTTCTCCCTACGGTCGAAATGACAAAGTAGCGGGTTTTACTTGTTCTTCTCAACAATAGCAAGACCCAGGCGAATTTTATCATACGATATTTTTTCATCAAAATAGTCAAAATACGGTTTTAAGCCAGAGGGGTATTCGAGTTCGATCTGAGCTTTGTGCAATTGTTTGACTTCGTCATTTGTTACAAACGAACTTAAATCAATCTCCTCACCATCAAGATAAAGTTTGGCTAAGTGTGATATAATGGTGGTATATCCTAAATTTCTTTTTCCGGCGATTTCTGTTACCGTTTTGCCATTTTTAAAAAGTTCTAAAGTAGTCTTATACGTATTACTTTCTTTTTTGGCTTTTGCATTTGTTTTTTTTGCTTTCTGAAATGCTATAATGGCATTTATAAATTCGGAACCGTATTTTTCAAGTTTTGCATTTCCAACGCCATCGATGGCAAGAAATTCTTCATCGCTCATTGGTCGTAAGGTTTCCATTTGCCTTAAGGCTGCATCACTGAAAATTACATAAGCCGGAACTTCTTCTTCCTGGGCAATTTCGTAACGCAGTTTTCGAAGAAGTTCAAAAAGTGAATTTTTTGCGGTTTTTGTTTTGGTCTCTGCAATTTCGTTTTTGTCGATTGCTTTTTTAACGACCGTATTTAGTTTTACTTTCTCTCCTTCAAACAGTACTTTTTTTGCAAAAGACGTTAGCAAAATTTTATTGTGCTGATGGAAGGCAATTTCAAGATAGCCCAAATTAATGAGCTGAATTAAGTACTGATTCCAATCGTACCAC harbors:
- a CDS encoding 1-acyl-sn-glycerol-3-phosphate acyltransferase yields the protein MKKRLYKFIFFKLMGWKIVGIENAEVKKCVMMVMPHTSNHDFYLGIFTRGISGLEMNWVGKKELFRFPFGYYFRSVGGEPIDRTGGLNKVESIAAIFERKEVFRLAVAAEGTRKGVKELKSGFYYIALKANVPIVPVAFDWGKKEVNLGKPFSPTGDYEADLNVLKKHYDGVVGKIPENGFQL
- a CDS encoding helix-turn-helix transcriptional regulator — protein: MVNIDDFVKRLEIILDYYALNASSFADKIGVQRSSMSHLLSGRNKPSLDFVLKILEVFPDIDLYWILNGKGSFPKTEDTIDLKKNESLSEFAKPLTPIPSEENFVSENEKSKNTSSAEIKTQSLSPAENEIEKIVVFYKNGTFKTYVP
- a CDS encoding M14 metallopeptidase family protein; translated protein: MNLEELFSQHKEQSIEGRYLTLDHIQPLLDKLNTDNQVSIIGHSVLGEPIYSYQIGTGPTRIYLWSQMHGNESTTTKALFDFINVLNSGSEFAQKMLKTFTFYSIPILNPDGARLYTRENANKVDLNRDSQNLTQPESTILRSVFEAFKPHFCFNLHDQRTIFGAGSTGKPATLSFLAPSYNEEREVNENRLKAINVIAGINDVLQKYIPGQVGRFDDSFNINCIGDTFQFLGAPTILFEAGHYPNDYEREITRKFLFFSLVSSFDLISENDLVDNRINDYLNISQNKVVFYDFMWKNIKINYDGIEIITNFVAQYKEELIENKIHFNAYIVEVGDLENYFGHYEYDAKGASYSDDFGTFPKLNQKVDFYLDKNVKFVNGLIKS
- a CDS encoding Lrp/AsnC family transcriptional regulator encodes the protein MSKFRLDEVDHQILDMLIDNTRVPFTDIAKKLLISAGTVHVRVKKMEDAGIIMGSSLALDYDKLGYSFIAYVGVFLNNTSQTKFVLERINQIPFVTVASVTTGKFNIFCKIRAKDTKHAKEVIFMIDDIDGVYRTETMISLEESINDKKRLMHTIFKNM
- a CDS encoding phosphoenolpyruvate carboxylase, which produces MYTLPKIERFNQDVLSKYHIYNSVFITLPFDSIDNTGVLLPLFTETCETGFKKQETPKEIVNFFSNKYLNDASEKDKIDLMFRFIQYIERQIVLFDAIEDAAFPEVNNMEGRGSLRDIKEKSDAKEKNDELIEFLESFNVRTVLTAHPTQFYPGPVLGIINDLTDAIRLNDLLKIKQLLAQLGKTPFIQNEKPNPYDEAVSLIWYLENVFYATSGEIVHYLQKNILQGNAIQNQLIKLGFWPGGDRDGNPFVTTEITLKVAERLRTSILKCYYVEMRNLKRKLTFSGVDTLVSELEHKLYRSVFYSKGEIYITLEELLTQLNKIRTIIIEKHQSLYLDELEAFLVKINLFGFHFATLDIRQNSKIHNAVFKDVVNYYLKSGSQIFPQNYFDLSEEEKLGVLSKVKGDLNPADFEDEITRSTLESVQTIKTIQQGNGEFGANRYIISNNESALNVMETFAMIRLNNWENPTVDIIPLFESVDDLQNAHQIMEQLYNNPEYSKHLESRGNKQTIMLGFSDGTKDGGYLMANWSIYQAKISLTEISRQYGIKVIFFDGRGGPPARGGGKTHKFYASLGPKIENNEIQITVQGQTISSNFGTLDSCRYNIENLLSAGVTNQVFSKEKNELSVEETKILTQLADLGYEKYLSFKNHPKFIPYLEKMSTLKYYSKTNIGSRPSKRSKSESLDFADLRAIPFVGSWSQLKQNVPGFFGVGSALKYFEESGQWDKVHDLYQNSLFFKTLLENSMMSLAKSFLPLTAYMKNDPEFGEFWQIIYDEFSETKRLLLKIAGHKTLMENYPDGIASIQIRERIVLPLLTIQQYALLRINELNKENIVDEELIKVYEKIVTRSLFGNTNASRNSA
- a CDS encoding DinB family protein, encoding MNVALLTENEYSGGYANYIKAVGNGDLFEELEISLHEFIKFVQNIPMDKFDYRYAEGKWTIKDIIQHILDCERIFAYRALRFSRNDLTPLPSFEEDDYANSTDSNSRSIQGLLTELSALRHSNLLFFKSLSEEQLKRIGTASNIQISVRALGFVIIGHQKHHQKVFEERYL